The Pseudomonas eucalypticola genome has a window encoding:
- the rutB gene encoding pyrimidine utilization protein B, whose product MNAPAPFSGYALPADPLPARTLPARPEALSLKASETALVVVDMQNAYASVGGYLDLAGFDVSNTGPVIANIRKALVTARAAGMPVVFFQNGWDAEYMEAGGPGSPNWHKSNALKTMRQRPELHGTLLAKGGWDYQLVDELQPLPGDLLVPKTRYSGFFNTPFDSLMRSRGIRNLVFTGIATNVCVESTLRDGFFLEYFGVVLADATHQAGPAFAQQAALFNIETFFGWVSSVEDFCTTFATASA is encoded by the coding sequence ATGAACGCCCCTGCCCCTTTCAGCGGCTACGCCCTGCCGGCCGACCCGCTACCTGCCCGTACCTTGCCGGCCCGCCCGGAAGCGTTGAGCCTGAAGGCCAGCGAGACCGCGCTGGTGGTCGTCGACATGCAGAACGCCTACGCCAGCGTGGGAGGTTACCTGGACCTGGCCGGGTTCGATGTGAGCAACACCGGCCCGGTCATCGCCAATATCCGCAAGGCCCTGGTCACGGCGCGCGCCGCCGGCATGCCGGTGGTGTTCTTCCAGAACGGCTGGGACGCCGAGTACATGGAAGCCGGCGGCCCAGGCTCACCCAACTGGCACAAGTCCAACGCCCTGAAAACCATGCGCCAGCGCCCCGAACTGCACGGCACGCTGCTGGCCAAGGGCGGCTGGGACTACCAGCTGGTGGACGAATTGCAACCGCTGCCTGGTGACCTGCTGGTGCCCAAGACCCGCTACAGCGGCTTCTTCAATACCCCCTTCGACAGCCTGATGCGCAGCCGCGGCATTCGCAACCTGGTGTTCACCGGCATCGCCACCAATGTGTGCGTGGAGTCCACCTTGCGCGACGGTTTCTTCCTGGAGTACTTCGGCGTGGTACTGGCCGATGCTACCCATCAGGCCGGCCCGGCCTTCGCCCAGCAGGCGGCATTGTTCAATATCGAGACGTTCTTCGGCTGGGTGTCCAGCGTCGAGGACTTCTGCACCACCTTCGCTACCGCCAGCGCCTGA
- the rutD gene encoding pyrimidine utilization protein D: MYYEWLGRSDPQAPVLVLSSGLGGSARFWGPQMTELGQRFRVLVYDHAGSGRSPATLPEGYSIATMAAELLALLDRLEVSHCHFMGHALGGLVGLELGLQRPTLVRSQVLVNAWSSPNPHSARCFAVRRNLLNHSGPAAYVQAQALFLYPADWIAANSAQLAEEDAHALAHFPEPANLLKRIAALQAFNVDAHLAQIMTPTLLLANRDDMLVPWQRSQVLAEGLPNGRLHLLEYGGHASSVSDSATFNRVVLDYLTAQA; encoded by the coding sequence ATGTATTACGAATGGCTGGGTCGCAGCGACCCGCAAGCCCCCGTCCTGGTGCTCAGCTCCGGCCTTGGGGGCTCCGCACGCTTCTGGGGCCCGCAGATGACTGAGCTGGGCCAGCGTTTTCGCGTGCTGGTGTACGACCACGCCGGCAGCGGCCGCAGCCCGGCCACGCTGCCCGAGGGCTACAGCATCGCGACCATGGCCGCCGAACTGCTCGCCCTGCTTGACCGGCTGGAAGTGAGCCACTGCCACTTCATGGGCCACGCCCTGGGGGGGCTGGTGGGACTGGAGCTGGGGTTGCAGCGCCCGACGCTGGTGCGCAGCCAGGTACTGGTCAACGCCTGGAGCAGCCCTAACCCGCACAGCGCGCGATGCTTCGCGGTACGCAGGAATTTGCTCAACCACAGTGGCCCGGCAGCCTATGTGCAGGCCCAGGCGCTGTTCCTTTACCCCGCCGACTGGATCGCCGCCAACAGCGCCCAACTGGCCGAGGAGGATGCCCACGCCCTGGCGCATTTCCCGGAGCCGGCCAACCTGCTCAAGCGCATCGCCGCCTTGCAGGCGTTCAACGTCGACGCCCACTTGGCGCAGATCATGACGCCCACCTTGCTGCTGGCCAACCGTGACGACATGCTGGTGCCCTGGCAGCGGTCCCAGGTGCTGGCCGAGGGCTTGCCCAATGGCCGCCTGCACCTGCTCGAGTACGGCGGCCATGCGTCCAGCGTGAGCGACAGCGCCACCTTCAACCGCGTGGTGCTGGATTACCTGACCGCGCAGGCCTGA
- the rutA gene encoding pyrimidine utilization protein A: protein MDVGIFIPIGNNGWLISTTAPQYKPTFELNKTIVQKAEYYGFDFALSMIKLRGFGGQTEFWEHNLESFTLMAGLAAVTSRIQLFATAATLTLPPAIVARMASTIDSISGGRFGVNLVTGWQKPEYEQMGLWPGDAFFHTRYAYLAEYAQVLRDLWNTGRSDFKGDYFTMDDCRVSPTPQADMKVICAGQSDAGMAFSSQYADYNFCFGKGVNTPTAFAPTAERLIQANAKTGRAVTSCVLFMVIAADTDEQARERWELYKAGADQEAIAWLADKGAADQSPGSNMRQMADPTSAVNINMGTLVGSWASVANMLDEVASVPGTQGVMLTFDDFVQGVEDFGEKIQPLMTSRQHINLLKETA, encoded by the coding sequence ATGGACGTCGGAATCTTCATTCCCATCGGCAACAACGGCTGGCTGATTTCCACCACTGCGCCCCAGTACAAACCCACCTTCGAGCTGAACAAGACCATTGTGCAGAAAGCCGAGTACTACGGCTTCGATTTCGCCCTGTCGATGATCAAGTTGCGCGGCTTCGGCGGCCAGACCGAGTTCTGGGAACACAACCTGGAGTCCTTCACGCTGATGGCAGGACTGGCCGCGGTGACCTCTCGTATTCAACTGTTCGCCACCGCCGCCACCCTGACCCTGCCCCCGGCCATTGTCGCGCGCATGGCCAGCACCATCGACTCGATCTCCGGCGGGCGCTTTGGTGTCAACCTGGTGACCGGCTGGCAGAAGCCCGAATACGAGCAGATGGGCCTGTGGCCCGGCGACGCGTTCTTCCACACCCGCTACGCCTACCTGGCCGAATACGCCCAGGTACTGCGCGACCTGTGGAATACCGGGCGCAGCGACTTCAAGGGCGACTACTTCACCATGGACGACTGCCGGGTCAGCCCCACGCCGCAGGCCGACATGAAAGTGATCTGCGCCGGCCAGAGCGACGCCGGCATGGCGTTTTCATCACAGTACGCCGACTACAATTTCTGCTTCGGCAAAGGCGTGAACACCCCTACCGCTTTTGCCCCCACCGCTGAACGCCTGATCCAGGCGAACGCGAAAACCGGGCGAGCGGTCACCTCGTGCGTGCTGTTCATGGTCATCGCCGCCGACACGGACGAGCAAGCCCGCGAGCGCTGGGAGCTGTACAAGGCCGGCGCCGACCAGGAAGCCATTGCCTGGCTAGCCGACAAAGGCGCCGCCGACCAGAGCCCCGGCTCGAACATGCGCCAGATGGCCGACCCGACCTCAGCGGTGAACATCAACATGGGCACCCTGGTGGGGTCATGGGCGAGCGTGGCGAACATGCTCGATGAGGTGGCGTCGGTGCCCGGCACCCAGGGAGTGATGCTGACCTTCGATGACTTCGTGCAAGGGGTGGAGGACTTCGGCGAAAAGATTCAGCCGCTGATGACCAGCCGCCAGCACATCAACCTGCTCAAGGAAACCGCCTGA
- the rutC gene encoding pyrimidine utilization protein C — MSKKAIIPAGTGTPIAPFVPGSLADGILYVSGTLPFDRDNNVVHVGDAAAQTRHVLETIKGVVETAGGSLDDVTFNMIMLRDWADYAAINAVYAEYFAGEKPARYCIQCGLVKPDALIEIASIAHVGRG, encoded by the coding sequence ATGAGCAAGAAAGCCATTATTCCCGCCGGCACCGGCACGCCCATCGCACCCTTCGTACCGGGCTCCCTGGCCGATGGCATTTTGTATGTGTCGGGCACCCTACCCTTCGACAGAGATAACAACGTGGTGCATGTGGGCGATGCCGCCGCCCAGACGCGCCATGTGCTGGAGACTATCAAGGGCGTGGTGGAGACTGCCGGTGGCAGCCTCGACGATGTTACTTTCAACATGATCATGCTGCGCGACTGGGCGGACTACGCGGCCATCAACGCGGTGTACGCCGAATACTTCGCCGGTGAGAAACCGGCGCGGTATTGCATCCAGTGCGGGCTGGTGAAACCGGATGCGCTGATCGAGATCGCCAGCATCGCCCATGTCGGCCGAGGATAA
- the rutR gene encoding HTH-type transcriptional regulator RutR: MKKEPAAPAKARRTPSAATLKRRHRLVESKRTVILDAALQLFSRFGVHGTSLDQVASLADVSKTNLLYYFSTKDELYLSVLRQLLEVWLRPLRGFSAEQDPLQAIGDYIRIKLELSRDHPAESRLFCLEIVQGAPLLLKELQEPLRDLVESKVQVIQAWIDSGQLAAIEPHHLIFSLWATTQHYADFASQVAAVTGKGLSDPVFFQEVLENVRGLILNGLRPRPAA; encoded by the coding sequence GTGAAGAAAGAGCCCGCTGCCCCGGCCAAGGCCCGGCGCACTCCTAGCGCCGCCACCCTCAAGCGCCGCCACCGCTTGGTGGAGAGCAAGCGCACGGTCATTCTCGACGCCGCCCTGCAGCTGTTCTCGCGTTTCGGTGTGCATGGCACCAGCCTGGACCAGGTGGCCAGCCTGGCCGACGTCTCCAAGACCAACCTGTTGTATTACTTCAGCACCAAGGACGAGCTGTACCTGAGCGTGTTGCGCCAATTGCTGGAGGTATGGTTGCGGCCGTTGCGTGGTTTCAGCGCCGAACAGGATCCGCTGCAGGCTATCGGTGACTACATTCGCATCAAGCTGGAACTGTCCCGCGACCACCCCGCCGAGTCGCGGCTGTTCTGCCTGGAGATCGTCCAGGGTGCGCCGTTGCTGCTCAAGGAGTTGCAGGAGCCGCTGCGCGATCTGGTGGAAAGCAAGGTGCAGGTGATCCAGGCCTGGATCGACTCCGGGCAGCTAGCCGCGATCGAACCCCACCACCTGATTTTCTCCCTCTGGGCCACTACCCAGCACTACGCTGACTTCGCCAGCCAAGTGGCGGCGGTGACGGGCAAGGGCCTGAGTGACCCGGTATTTTTCCAGGAGGTGCTGGAGAATGTCCGGGGGCTGATCCTCAATGGGCTGCGACCCAGGCCCGCTGCGTAG